Genomic DNA from Leucobacter triazinivorans:
AGAAGCTGAGCGAGCTCGGCGTGCCGATCCCCGCGTGGGCGGCCGTGGAGGACGAGGCCGAGCTGCAGCGCTTCATCGAGGACCGTGGCGGCCGGGCCGTCGTGAAGACCGCGCGGGGCGGCTACGACGGCAAGGGCGTGCGCGTAGTGTCGGACGCCGTCGAGGTGCGCGACTGGTTCACCGCGCTCGCCGAGGACGGCCGCGGCGGGCACCTGCTCGCCGAGGAGCTCGTCGACTTCACCCGCGAGCTCTCGCAGCTCGTCGCCCGCCGTCCGAGCGGCGAGACCCGCACCTGGCCGGTCGTCGAGACGATCCAGCGCGACGGCGTCTGCGCCGAGGTGCTGGCCCCGGCCCCGGTGCAGGATCCCGCGACCCTCGAGGAGGCCGCGCGCATCGGCGCGGCGGTCGCGGAGGGCGTGCAGGTGACCGGGGTGCTCGCGGTCGAGATGTTCGAGGCGAGCGACGGGCGCGTGCTGGTGAATGAGCTCGCGATGCGCCCGCACAATTCCGGCCACTTCTCGATCGAGGGATCGGTGACGAGCCAGTTCGAGCAGCACCTGCGAGCGGTGTCCGATCTGCCGCTCGGCGACACGTCCATGACCGCGCCGGCCGCCGTGATGGTGAACGTGCTGGGCGGGCCCGCCGAGGGGCCGATGCCGACGCGCTACCCGGCCGTGCTCGCCGAGCATCCGCGCGCAAAGGTGCACAGCTACGACAAGCAGCCCCGCCCGGGGCGCAAGGTGGGGCACGTCACGGTGACGGGTGCGGATCTCGCCGAGGCGCTCGCCGAGGCGCGCGCCGCCGCGGCGGCGTTCGCCTGAGGGGCGGTGATCCGGTGCTGGGCGGTCATCCGGCGCGGTGAGGGAGCGGTCATCAGGCGCGAAGTCGCAGGATCCGCACCGGGCCGGTGGATCCTGCGACTCCCTGCGGTCGCGCAGGATGACGGGTGAGTGCGGTCGCGCGGGATGACGGGTGAGTGCGGTCGCGCAGGATGACGGGTGAGTGCGGTCGCGCAGGATGACGGGTGAGTGCGGTCGCGCAGGATGACGGGAGGGTCGATCCTTCGAGCCGGGGCGCTTTGCTGATTGAGCGAGCGGAGCGAGTCGAGATCCGGGGCGCTCTGCTGATTGAGCGAGCGGAGCGAGTCGAGATCCGGGGCGGCTACGATTGAACCCATGAGCGAATCCACCGCAGCACCCCTCGTCGGCGTGATCATGGGTAGCGACAGCGACTTCTCGGTGATGAGCGATGCGGTGCAGGCGCTGCGCGAGTTCGGGATCCCGCACGAGGTCGAGGTGGTCAGCGCGCACCGCACTCCCGACAAGATGGTGAGCTACGCCCGCGAGGCCGCCGCGCGCGGATTGCGGGTGATCATCGCGGGGGCGGGCGGCGCCGCGCACCTGCCCGGCATGGTGGCCTCGATGACCACCCTGCCCGTGATCGGCGTGCCGGTGCCGCTCGCGCGACTCGACGGTCTCGATTCGCTGCTGTCGATCGTGCAGATGCCCGGCGGCATCCCTGTGGCGACGGTCTCGATCGGGGGCGCGAAGAATGCGGGGCTGCTGGCGGCCCGGATCCTCGGCACCGGCGATCCCGAACTCTCCGCGCGTCTCGATGCCTACGCCCGGGAGCTCACCGACATGGTCGATGAGAAGAACACGGCGCTGCAGGCGCGCATCGCCACGGACCGGTAGGTGACGGCCGCGGGCGGGCACGACGCGGCATCGGAGGCGCGGGATCCCCGGGCCGCGGCGGGGAGCCGCCGGTATCGTCGCGCGCTGATCGCCCTGTTCTGCGCGGGCCTCGCGACCTTCGCGCAGATGTACTCGCCGCAGGGGCTGCTGCCCGCCATCGCGACGGAGTTCGGGATCGGAGCGGGGGCCTCGTCGTGGGCCGTGGGCGCCACGACGATCGGTGTGGCGCTGGGCGTGCTGCCGTGGGCGCGCCTCTCGGACCGTATCGGCCGGGTGCGGGCCATGCGCGTCGCAATGTCGGCGGCGATGCTGGTCGGACTGGCCGCGCCGTTCGCGCCGGGCTTCGAGCTCTTCATCGCCGCGCGTCTGCTCGAGGGCATCGCGCTCGCGGGGCTCCCCGCTGTCGCCGTCACGGCGATCGCCGAGACCGTGCGGCCCTTCGCGCTCGGCGGCGCGGTCGGCACCTACATCGCGGGCACCACCATCGGCGGGTTGGCGGGGCGCATCATCGCCGCCGAGGTGGGCGAGCCGTTCGGCTGGCGCTGGGGCATGGCCGCGGTGGCGATGCTCGCCGCGGTGGCCGTGCTCGTGTTCCTGGTGCGCATCCCGCCGACGGCGATGGCGCCGGCGGTGCCGCCGTCGCTGGTCGCCGCACTGTCGGCGAATCTGCGCAGCCCGGGGGTCATGGTGCTCGTGGCGCAGGCGTTCCTGCTGATGGGCGGCTTCGTCGCGGCGTACAACTACCTGGCGTTCCGGCTGCAGCACGATCCGTTCGAGCTGAGTCTGGCGCAGACGTCCTGGATCTTCCTCGCGTATCTCGCGGGAGCCGCTGCGTCGCGCTGGGTGTGGCCGGCGACGCGCCGTATTCCTCCGACGGCGGTGCTGCTCGGGTGCATCGGCATCATGCTCGGGGGGATCGCGCTCACGCTGCTCGCCTGGTTGCCCGCGGTGATCCTCGGTCTCGTGCTCTTCACCGGAGCCTTCTTCGCGGCGCACTCCATTGCGAGCGGCCTCGTCGAGCGCCGCGCGCGCCCCGATGGGCGGAGCCTCGCGCCCCCGCTCTACACGCTCGGCTACTACGCGGGTTCGAGCGTGCTGGGCTGGCTCGGGGGTGTGGCCTTCGGGTGGGGCGGGTGGATCGGCACCGTGCTGATGGTGGTCGGCTCGGCGGTCGCGGCCGGACTGCTGGCGTGGGCGTATGCGCGATCGGCGGGTGGGATCGCCGCGGCCGACTCGCGGTCGTGAGTGGGCCTGGCCCCGGCCCGCGGTCGTGAGTGGGCCCCCGGCCCCGACCCGGGTCCCGCCGGCGCCGGCTCTG
This window encodes:
- the purE gene encoding 5-(carboxyamino)imidazole ribonucleotide mutase, which produces MSESTAAPLVGVIMGSDSDFSVMSDAVQALREFGIPHEVEVVSAHRTPDKMVSYAREAAARGLRVIIAGAGGAAHLPGMVASMTTLPVIGVPVPLARLDGLDSLLSIVQMPGGIPVATVSIGGAKNAGLLAARILGTGDPELSARLDAYARELTDMVDEKNTALQARIATDR
- a CDS encoding 5-(carboxyamino)imidazole ribonucleotide synthase; this encodes MGFESGSIRIGVIGGGQLARMMVPPAIHLGLRISVLAENEGSSAARAADAVGDYRDPETVYAFAETVDVITFDHEHVPGEILRELERRGTAVHPRPEALQYAQDKILMREKLSELGVPIPAWAAVEDEAELQRFIEDRGGRAVVKTARGGYDGKGVRVVSDAVEVRDWFTALAEDGRGGHLLAEELVDFTRELSQLVARRPSGETRTWPVVETIQRDGVCAEVLAPAPVQDPATLEEAARIGAAVAEGVQVTGVLAVEMFEASDGRVLVNELAMRPHNSGHFSIEGSVTSQFEQHLRAVSDLPLGDTSMTAPAAVMVNVLGGPAEGPMPTRYPAVLAEHPRAKVHSYDKQPRPGRKVGHVTVTGADLAEALAEARAAAAAFA
- a CDS encoding MFS transporter; amino-acid sequence: MTAAGGHDAASEARDPRAAAGSRRYRRALIALFCAGLATFAQMYSPQGLLPAIATEFGIGAGASSWAVGATTIGVALGVLPWARLSDRIGRVRAMRVAMSAAMLVGLAAPFAPGFELFIAARLLEGIALAGLPAVAVTAIAETVRPFALGGAVGTYIAGTTIGGLAGRIIAAEVGEPFGWRWGMAAVAMLAAVAVLVFLVRIPPTAMAPAVPPSLVAALSANLRSPGVMVLVAQAFLLMGGFVAAYNYLAFRLQHDPFELSLAQTSWIFLAYLAGAAASRWVWPATRRIPPTAVLLGCIGIMLGGIALTLLAWLPAVILGLVLFTGAFFAAHSIASGLVERRARPDGRSLAPPLYTLGYYAGSSVLGWLGGVAFGWGGWIGTVLMVVGSAVAAGLLAWAYARSAGGIAAADSRS